The Flavobacterium sp. 102 genomic interval AATAACAAAAACTATTACGGGTTTTCTTTTGCTAACATTATTATTTGTGTTTTCTTGTCAAGAAAAAGCAGATAGCAAGACGGATACCATACTTGAAGGGAAAGCGACAATTTATGTTGACGAGTCTGTATTGCCTATAATAGAAGATCAAGAAGCTGTTTTTGAAACACAATACAATGCTAAATTGCATTTGGTTGCCCAATCTGAAAATGAGATTTTGAATTCATTACTAAATGATTCAGCCAAAATTGCTGTTCTCACAAGAACACTTTCTACCAAAGAAATTAAGGTTCTAGAAAGCAAAAAGATTACGCCAAGAATTACGCCTTTTGCCACAGATGCTGTCGCTTTTATTAAAAGTAAAACAGCCAATGATACCATAGTCGTTTTGCAGGATATAATTGATTTTATTAGCGGCAAACCTGTGCCAAATATAAAAGGATTAGTGTTTGACAACCCAAATTCGAGCACTGTCAGATTCATGTCTGAAATAGCCGGAATGAAAATTGACAAACAGAAAAATGTGTTTTCATTCAAAACCAATGAAGAGGTTATCAAGTATGTAGCTGAAAACAATGGAATGATAGGCGTTATAGGGATGAATTGGATTTTTCAACCGCCATTAGATCTTCAAAAAGTAGTGGATCAAGTGAATGTTTTAGGCGTGAAAGGCAAAGATTCGAACGAATATGTATTTCCAACACAAGACAATCTAGCCCAGGGTAAGTATCCTTTGGCACGTCATTTGTATATCGTCAACTGTCAAGGATATTCCGGATTGGGAATGGGATTTGGTTCCTTCCTTGGTGGAGAAAGAGGACAACGCATCATTTTAAAATCAGGATTAGTGCCTGAACGTGTTCCAA includes:
- a CDS encoding PstS family phosphate ABC transporter substrate-binding protein; its protein translation is MNKITKTITGFLLLTLLFVFSCQEKADSKTDTILEGKATIYVDESVLPIIEDQEAVFETQYNAKLHLVAQSENEILNSLLNDSAKIAVLTRTLSTKEIKVLESKKITPRITPFATDAVAFIKSKTANDTIVVLQDIIDFISGKPVPNIKGLVFDNPNSSTVRFMSEIAGMKIDKQKNVFSFKTNEEVIKYVAENNGMIGVIGMNWIFQPPLDLQKVVDQVNVLGVKGKDSNEYVFPTQDNLAQGKYPLARHLYIVNCQGYSGLGMGFGSFLGGERGQRIILKSGLVPERVPTRKIVIKNNNTKDNN